A genomic segment from Candidatus Bathyarchaeia archaeon encodes:
- a CDS encoding type II toxin-antitoxin system VapC family toxin, whose amino-acid sequence MSSELTVDSSVIVKWFKKGEEFEKEALRLRDDILEGTISLVISEWIYLEVVRGLVKAGFSDEKVTQAYIALKDMVDLGFMKAIPVTDLLDKAKELEIQLKLYAADAVNLAPSLIRSTDMLTEDEHLLRNSVKEFMKSFRLRIFTLKEFYKSI is encoded by the coding sequence TTGAGTAGTGAATTGACAGTTGATTCTTCAGTAATTGTGAAATGGTTTAAGAAGGGGGAGGAATTTGAAAAAGAGGCATTAAGGCTTAGGGACGATATACTAGAGGGAACGATCTCTCTTGTAATATCTGAGTGGATTTACCTTGAAGTAGTTAGAGGGCTTGTTAAAGCCGGTTTTTCCGATGAGAAGGTTACTCAGGCATACATCGCGCTGAAAGACATGGTTGACTTAGGCTTCATGAAGGCGATTCCGGTCACAGACTTGTTGGATAAAGCTAAAGAGCTAGAAATTCAGCTAAAACTATACGCAGCGGACGCAGTGAATCTCGCCCCGTCTTTAATAAGATCGACGGACATGCTAACCGAAGACGAGCATTTACTACGCAACTCTGTAAAAGAGTTTATGAAGAGTTTCAGGC
- a CDS encoding type II toxin-antitoxin system VapC family toxin, whose translation MIFIDTSAWYAYEVPDDVNHFKAREFAERLKRGEFGSIITSDYVLDESITLLRIRKGLHVSSAFIQKVLKSESVTIVWVDKAIFNKALEMFLRSEKKAWSFTDCTSFTIMRELKIADSFSFDENFKEAGFTTNP comes from the coding sequence TTGATCTTCATCGACACAAGCGCCTGGTACGCGTATGAAGTTCCAGACGATGTAAACCACTTTAAGGCCAGAGAGTTCGCTGAACGACTAAAACGAGGAGAATTCGGCTCCATAATCACTTCAGACTACGTACTTGACGAATCGATAACCCTGCTTAGAATTCGTAAAGGCCTCCACGTCTCTTCGGCTTTTATACAAAAGGTTTTGAAAAGTGAAAGCGTAACGATCGTATGGGTGGATAAAGCCATTTTTAACAAAGCGCTAGAAATGTTTTTGAGATCTGAGAAAAAGGCTTGGAGCTTTACTGACTGCACCAGCTTCACCATAATGCGAGAGCTTAAAATCGCAGACTCCTTCTCGTTTGATGAAAACTTTAAGGAGGCCGGATTCACCACAAACCCGTAG
- a CDS encoding PIN domain-containing protein: MEEETAASMLMDKMKLDFDDALQYFVAKKLGVEVVVSFDRHFDKTDVERKEPRDFL, from the coding sequence GTGGAGGAGGAAACGGCCGCGTCGATGTTGATGGATAAGATGAAGCTTGATTTCGACGACGCGCTGCAGTACTTTGTAGCTAAAAAACTCGGAGTTGAAGTGGTAGTCAGCTTCGACAGGCACTTCGACAAAACGGATGTGGAAAGAAAGGAGCCGCGAGATTTTCTTTGA